The DNA sequence ACGTCGAAAGCGTCGCCCCGTTCGGTGCGCACCTTATCCGCCACGCCGTTCAGCTCCGCATTGCGCGCGGCATACTTCAGAGCCGTTTCCGACGAGTCCAGGCATATGGCCTCGGACGCGCCCCGCACGGCCGCAAGCACGCCCAGGCCTCCAACATAGCTGAACACGTCCAGCACCCTGCCGCCGGTAGCCAGTCCGGCCAGGCGCTGCCGATTAGGCCGCATGTCGTAGAACCAACCCGTCTTCTGCCCGCCGGCCAGGGGCGTGACGAACTTGGCTCCGGACTCCGCAAGCTCCGCCTCGTCGGGCACATCGCCTTCCAGGGCCTCCACGGACAGCGGCAGGCCTTCCAGCTCCCGCGCAGTCGAGTCGTTCTTGAAGACGATCCGCGCGTTGCGCACCGTGGCGCGCAGGGCCTCGGCCAGGGCCTTGCGCCGCGAGTCCATGCCCGCGGTGGTCAGCTGCGCCACGAGCAGGTCGCCGTAGCGATCGATGACCAGGCCGGGCAGATAATCGCCCTCGCCGAAGGCCAACCTGTAGTGCGGCGTGTCGAACAGCTTCTCGCGCAGCTCAAGGGCCTGGCCCAGGCGTTTGGCCAGCAGCTCGGCATCCAGGCGGTCACCCGAGGAGCGGCTGTAGACTCGGCCGAAAATGAGCGGCGTGGGGTTCACGTAAGCCATGGCCACGAAGCCGCCGGCCGAATCCACCACGCGCGTTTCTTCGCCGGGCGAGAACGACTTGATGGGGCTGCGCGCAGTGTCCACTTCGTTGGAGAAGATCCACAGGTGTCCGGCCCGGATGCGCCGGTCTTCGTTCTTTTTGAGATAAAGCGTATTCATGGTGGCGTGCCTCCGGTGGCAGGGGAAGGGGGCAACGGAACATGGTCGGAAGGGCCATTGAGACCACAACCGCTACCTCCAATCAGTCAGGAAATAGACTTTGTAGAGCATATCTACCCTGAGATCATCAGCCAACAAATAAGCACATCAGCACGTCATCCAGGTATTCGTTTGGGCCGAGTTTGACTTCCTTGTGACCATATCCTTCTTGCTGAAATCCAAATTTCTTGCACAGTCCAATGGAGGGATGATTATTTGCAAGAACGCGCAAGCTCAGCTTTTCAATCTCTGGATTTGATTTCGCCCATTTGATGATTTCGCCTAATAGGGCTGAACCAACGCCTTGACTGCGCCAATCCTTTGCGACAGCCGTTCCGAGCATTCCCGCATGACAGGTCCGCTTTCTCTTGCCGACATGAAAATCCATGACGCCAACAATGTTCCCTTCAGCTTCAGCAACAAGCAGGAGTTCGTTCGGATTCTCCCGTAGTCCTTTAATCCATTCGCGTTCTTGCTCTTCGGTCAGATTGAATTCACCGGGCACCCAGATCTGTCCTTCACCATCCTCGATGCATTGAGTGGCCAAGGTAATCAGTGCAGAGGCGTCGCCTTCCACCCCGTGTCGTATAATGAAATTCACTCCGCTTTTCGCTACAATTTGGACCGGTTCGAATTGTCCCATCTTCAGCTCTCCTGCTTTCTTCAGTGAGACGTCACCTCAAATCCTTTAGACCAGATGTTACGCTCGTAGCTGTCGTTAGAGATTCAATAGGATTTGCCGCCATCATTGGGCTTTGGTTGTTCCTTAAGAAAACCTTCAGCGTTTTCTGAATCGCGAAACAAGAATACCGACCGCAGAAGTCAGTCGCGGAAGTGATGTCTTTAGAGCATTTTGTTTTTCAAAATGCTCTGCAAGCCATGCGTCGGCATGGCTTGCCGCTAGCTTCTGCGTAGGCGCAATTCACTTGCGCCGTAAACGCCATCGGGGCCGGGTCCATACATGCTCTAATGTCGAGCTGAATAGGGTTCAAGCCCATAGCTTAAAGGCACCCCCTAGAGATGAACCGTCCTTGTAAGCTATTCCTTGTAGAACCTCGGAAACTGACTTCACTCATTCCTAGAGTTCAGAAACACACAAGCTTCCGCCGCTTCTCATCCCACGGATTCAGCCTGATGAATTTCAGGCCATCATGCGGGCGATAGGTTTCAAATCTCCTTGGGGACGCCGAGCTTTACCGCCCCAGAGCGCCGCACATGTGCATATTCGTGTGCAGCTTGCCTTGCTTTTCAGCCCTCCGTGATGGCCGCTCCGGAGGCTTTGATTATGGTTATGCCCTTGTTGGCCGAGTTTACTCTGTTCAGACAATCGGGACTACCCCTCATTTGGTTATGTCGGCCACCGTCATTTGCAGGGTCAGGAAATCCACGGCCACATACCGGGGAGCGAAAACGGGCTCCCTGTCCACCAGGCCGACGCCTGCCAGCAGAAAGGCCAGCACCTCGTTGGCCAGCAGCACGTTGGATGCCAGGCCGCCGATGGCCGTGCTCGCTTGAATCCCGTTGGCCATGCCCTGTTTCATCCGCGCCAGTACGGTCTGGCTGAAATGTTTCCGCAGGATTGAGGGTATCAGTGTGTCCGTGTCGTCCTTTTGGGCGAGCCGCCAGAACTCATTTCCAGTCATGCCGTTGGGCGCGTAGTTGACCATGAGCGCGCCGAAGCCGATAACTCCGCACGTGAAGGCGGGGATGCCGTACTTTGCCAGCAGGGCCGGGGTCATGTTCTTGACCTCCTGGCCTTTTTCCGCATCGATAACCCCCACATAAGCGTCGGCCCCGGAGAAGAAATGGTCAATATTGTCGGGCTGCAATCCCTCCGGGTGGGTATCAATGCATATGTCCGGGTTGATGGAACGCGCCAGATCCACGTAAACATCAAGCTTGGCGCGGCCCATGGTCGAGCCGAAGGCGGCGGCCTGCCGGTTCATGTCAGGCGGATCGAAAATCCCATTCTCGGCCAGCCGAAAACAGCCTACTCCGCAACGGACAAGCGCCAGAAACGCGCCGCCTCCCACTCCGCCGAGCCCGGCAAAGGCGATGGTCTTCTTCCCCAGAATTGACAGGCCTTCTTCGCCGAATATAGGACGGGACCTGTCTAAAAAGTCCTGCATAGTCACCTCTGCGTCGAAGTTGACCCGCTTCCGGGAAGGGTGAACGGCGTGGGATTTCAAACAGCCGCCATGCATTGCTCCTACGCCAGAGGCGACATGTAGTCGAGGGCCGAGTGCCGCCCGCGTGTGTTATAGAACCACTCGATGTACTCAAGCACTGTCCGTGTGACCTCGGACTTCGTTAGAGATGGACGTTACCAACGCAG is a window from the Desulfocurvibacter africanus subsp. africanus DSM 2603 genome containing:
- a CDS encoding class I SAM-dependent rRNA methyltransferase; this translates as MNTLYLKKNEDRRIRAGHLWIFSNEVDTARSPIKSFSPGEETRVVDSAGGFVAMAYVNPTPLIFGRVYSRSSGDRLDAELLAKRLGQALELREKLFDTPHYRLAFGEGDYLPGLVIDRYGDLLVAQLTTAGMDSRRKALAEALRATVRNARIVFKNDSTARELEGLPLSVEALEGDVPDEAELAESGAKFVTPLAGGQKTGWFYDMRPNRQRLAGLATGGRVLDVFSYVGGLGVLAAVRGASEAICLDSSETALKYAARNAELNGVADKVRTERGDAFDVLARLHDAGERFDAVSVDPPAFIKRKKDHPQGMQAYMNINRLAMRLVRDGGWLLSASCSQHLSRDELRSVLGRAASKAGVRAQIVEQGHQGPDHPVHPAMPETDYLKSYLLRVLR
- a CDS encoding ThiF family adenylyltransferase, yielding MQDFLDRSRPIFGEEGLSILGKKTIAFAGLGGVGGGAFLALVRCGVGCFRLAENGIFDPPDMNRQAAAFGSTMGRAKLDVYVDLARSINPDICIDTHPEGLQPDNIDHFFSGADAYVGVIDAEKGQEVKNMTPALLAKYGIPAFTCGVIGFGALMVNYAPNGMTGNEFWRLAQKDDTDTLIPSILRKHFSQTVLARMKQGMANGIQASTAIGGLASNVLLANEVLAFLLAGVGLVDREPVFAPRYVAVDFLTLQMTVADITK
- a CDS encoding GNAT family N-acetyltransferase, which codes for MGQFEPVQIVAKSGVNFIIRHGVEGDASALITLATQCIEDGEGQIWVPGEFNLTEEQEREWIKGLRENPNELLLVAEAEGNIVGVMDFHVGKRKRTCHAGMLGTAVAKDWRSQGVGSALLGEIIKWAKSNPEIEKLSLRVLANNHPSIGLCKKFGFQQEGYGHKEVKLGPNEYLDDVLMCLFVG